In Erpetoichthys calabaricus chromosome 2, fErpCal1.3, whole genome shotgun sequence, a genomic segment contains:
- the zgc:65997 gene encoding C-factor — MMAKYFSPLLMKGRGKFGVQLTDNSKQHCAILVNMSAKVGSIGDNDLGGWYSYHMSKAALNMATKNLSIEMGRGRDKVACVALHPGTVETDLSVPYRQNVSKEKLFSAAYSVQCLMNVIDGLSLHKTGRFLAWDGSELTW, encoded by the exons ATGATGGCAAAGTACTTCAGCCCCTTGCTGATGAAGGGAAGGGGAAAATTTGGAGTGCAGCTAACTGATAATTCTAAGCAACACTGTGCTATTCTTGTAAACATGTCCGCAAAAGTTGGATCTATTGGAGACAATG ATTTAGGTGGATGGTACAGCTATCACATGTCAAAGGCAGCACTTAATATGGCAACCAAAAATCTAAGTATTGAAATGGGCAGAGGAAGAGATAAGGTTGCATGTGTGGCCTTGCATCCTGGCACAGTGGAAACTGATCTCTCTGTGCCTTATCgccaaaatgtttccaaagaaAAACTCTTCAGTGCTGCATATTCAGTTCAGTGCCTAATGAATGTTATTGATGGCCTCAGTTTACATAAAACTGGAAGGTTTTTAGCTTGGGATGGATCAGAACTCACTTGGTAA